A genomic segment from Nicotiana tabacum cultivar K326 chromosome 9, ASM71507v2, whole genome shotgun sequence encodes:
- the LOC142164145 gene encoding uncharacterized protein LOC142164145: MPPYEVLYGRKCRTPLCWNEVGERKLVGPEIVQQTEDKVSPWKKIMRFDQKGKLSPRLIGPYEVLDRVGPVAYKLALLPELEKIHNVFHVSMLRRYRSDPSHVLPIESIEVNPDFTYGEEPIQILARELNELRNKSIPL; the protein is encoded by the exons ATGCCTCCTTATGAAGTTTTGTATGGGAGAAAATGCAGAACGCCTCTTTGTTGGAACGAGGTTGGTGAAAGAAAATTGGTGGGTCCTGAGATTGTTCAACAAACTGaagataag GTTTCTCCATGGAAGAAGATTATGAGATTTGACCAAAAAGGTAAACTTAGTCCACGATTAATTGGACCTTATGAAGTGCTTGATAGAGTTGGCCCAGTTGCTTATAAACTAGCTCTTCTACCAGAGTTAGAAAAGATCCACAACGTCTTCCATGTTTCAATGCTTAGAAGATACCGCtcagatccatctcatgttcttcCTATTGAATCTATTGAGGTCAATCCTGATTTTACATATGGAGAAGAACCAATCCAAATCTTAGCGCGTGAGTTAAATGAGCTTAGAAACAAGAGCATCCCCTTGTGA